The following are encoded in a window of Rubellicoccus peritrichatus genomic DNA:
- a CDS encoding Gfo/Idh/MocA family oxidoreductase, producing the protein MKFGIIGTGMVADFHAKAIQAMDGGELFGVASSSYERAQPFVDKHKCKAYASAEELLAQSELDIVTIATPSGAHYDPAMAAIAAGKHVIVEKPLEITTQRIDEMKSAAAQAGVTLAAILNRRFHPAMDAFKKAIDNGRFGRLTSASAYIKWYRNQAYYDSAAWRGTWALDGGGVLINQSIHTIDILLHLAGPVKSVQASTACLAHENIEVEDIGAALLEFENGALGVIEGSTCSWSKDGHPARVQIAGTEGSVFLADDAFEIWDFMKEEPDDAFVHANLMKGSAAGLGANDPNAMGFQQHQHNFEEVVQAIREGREPSTSVNDARRSVELIRAIYESAQNNGDKILLGRQMQGMH; encoded by the coding sequence ATGAAATTTGGAATAATCGGAACAGGAATGGTGGCTGACTTTCATGCCAAAGCCATCCAAGCCATGGATGGCGGCGAACTCTTCGGAGTTGCCAGCAGTAGTTATGAACGGGCTCAACCATTTGTAGATAAACATAAATGCAAAGCCTACGCATCCGCGGAAGAACTGCTTGCACAATCTGAACTTGATATCGTCACCATAGCAACACCTTCTGGAGCACACTATGATCCAGCCATGGCTGCCATCGCAGCAGGCAAGCATGTCATTGTTGAAAAACCGCTTGAAATCACTACGCAGCGAATTGACGAAATGAAGTCTGCCGCAGCTCAAGCTGGTGTCACGCTTGCGGCAATTTTGAACCGACGCTTTCACCCGGCAATGGATGCCTTCAAGAAAGCAATCGATAATGGACGTTTTGGTCGTCTAACTTCAGCCTCAGCTTATATCAAATGGTATCGAAATCAGGCCTATTATGATTCTGCCGCATGGCGTGGCACATGGGCACTTGATGGAGGCGGTGTGTTGATCAATCAGTCGATTCACACTATCGACATTTTGCTTCACCTTGCAGGCCCAGTCAAATCAGTGCAGGCAAGCACTGCCTGCCTTGCACATGAGAACATTGAAGTGGAGGACATTGGGGCTGCTCTTCTGGAATTCGAAAATGGCGCTCTTGGTGTCATTGAAGGCAGCACCTGTTCTTGGTCTAAGGATGGCCATCCAGCTCGTGTCCAGATCGCAGGGACAGAGGGGTCAGTCTTTTTAGCAGACGATGCTTTTGAAATATGGGACTTCATGAAAGAAGAACCTGATGACGCGTTCGTTCATGCAAATCTAATGAAAGGTTCCGCTGCTGGCCTCGGTGCCAATGACCCCAATGCGATGGGCTTCCAGCAGCACCAACACAATTTTGAAGAAGTCGTTCAGGCCATTCGGGAAGGTCGCGAACCAAGCACTTCAGTCAATGATGCCCGCCGTAGTGTCGAACTGATTCGGGCTATTTACGAGTCCGCTCAAAACAATGGTGACAAGATCCTGCTTGGCCGCCAAATGCAGGGAATGCATTAA
- the carA gene encoding glutamine-hydrolyzing carbamoyl-phosphate synthase small subunit: protein MSGQSYGVLALEDGSVFRGKAFGAQKTVVGEACFNTSMTGYQEILTDPSYFAQIVTMTAPQIGNYGINPGDEESDGPKVSGFIVRDLSPVTSNWRSNESLPDYLERFGVPGLEGLDTRALTKRLRVAGAMKACLSTVDISDAEAVKLAKEWGGLVGVDYVKDVTTKETYQYEAPPEVTGPFLVEGTQLYKNKDRQKRFKVAAFDFGVKRSILRKLVHHGFDVHVLPASSKIEDVDALKPDAVFLSNGPGDPSAVTYAHETVSQLLPKYPTFGICLGHQIITHALGAKTFKLKFGHRGGNQPVKNIETGNVAITAQNHGFASTREEIENCGAVVTELNLNDDTVEGLRHKEWPVFSVQYHPEAAPGPNDADPLFEQFYNMVEKAKS, encoded by the coding sequence ATGTCCGGACAATCATATGGGGTGCTAGCACTGGAAGACGGGAGCGTCTTTCGTGGGAAAGCTTTTGGAGCGCAGAAAACAGTCGTTGGAGAGGCCTGTTTCAATACGTCGATGACGGGTTATCAGGAGATTCTGACAGACCCTTCCTATTTTGCTCAGATCGTTACGATGACTGCGCCGCAAATTGGTAACTATGGAATCAATCCAGGCGATGAAGAATCTGACGGGCCAAAGGTTTCCGGCTTTATCGTTCGTGACCTGAGCCCAGTCACTAGTAACTGGCGTAGCAATGAGTCCTTACCGGATTATCTGGAGCGTTTCGGAGTCCCCGGACTGGAAGGCCTTGATACTCGTGCCTTGACCAAGCGCCTGCGGGTTGCCGGGGCCATGAAGGCCTGCCTGAGCACTGTCGATATTAGCGATGCTGAGGCCGTGAAATTGGCCAAAGAATGGGGTGGACTTGTCGGCGTAGACTACGTCAAGGACGTTACAACGAAGGAAACTTATCAATATGAGGCTCCCCCTGAGGTCACTGGCCCTTTCCTTGTCGAAGGCACTCAACTTTACAAAAATAAAGACCGTCAAAAGCGCTTCAAGGTAGCCGCTTTTGACTTCGGAGTTAAGCGCTCGATCCTTCGCAAGCTGGTTCATCACGGATTCGATGTTCATGTCTTGCCAGCATCCTCTAAAATTGAAGATGTGGATGCACTGAAGCCTGATGCCGTTTTCCTAAGCAATGGTCCTGGCGATCCTTCAGCGGTGACATATGCCCATGAAACCGTATCGCAGCTCCTGCCCAAATATCCGACTTTCGGCATCTGCCTTGGCCATCAAATCATCACGCACGCACTTGGTGCAAAGACTTTTAAGCTCAAATTCGGTCATCGTGGTGGAAATCAGCCGGTGAAGAATATAGAAACTGGTAATGTGGCTATTACGGCTCAAAACCACGGATTTGCTTCAACCCGCGAAGAGATTGAAAACTGTGGTGCTGTGGTTACTGAATTGAACTTAAACGACGATACCGTCGAAGGCCTCCGCCACAAGGAATGGCCTGTGTTCAGTGTCCAGTATCATCCTGAGGCTGCACCAGGTCCCAACGACGCCGATCCGCTTTTTGAGCAATTCTACAATATGGTGGAAAAGGCGAAGAGCTGA
- a CDS encoding helix-turn-helix domain-containing protein, producing MRVTKTDDELAKQLWALGDVVRLRLLALLPQTAECCEGMNVSQLAEKLEMSQPTVSHHLRILRQAGIIESTKQCRDVYYYVNVEEAQMVLDSLSSAFLEKA from the coding sequence GTGAGAGTAACAAAAACAGACGACGAATTAGCCAAGCAACTTTGGGCGCTTGGCGATGTTGTGCGTTTGCGCTTATTGGCGCTGTTACCGCAAACGGCTGAATGTTGCGAAGGCATGAATGTTTCGCAACTGGCAGAAAAGTTGGAAATGTCTCAGCCAACCGTCTCCCACCATTTGAGGATTCTTCGACAAGCAGGGATCATTGAATCCACCAAGCAATGCCGGGATGTCTATTATTATGTCAATGTCGAAGAGGCACAGATGGTGTTGGATTCACTGAGCAGCGCATTTTTGGAGAAAGCCTAA
- a CDS encoding KamA family radical SAM protein, with protein sequence MYPNDRYKDWFRGQGLWAHVPEEDWKNWKWQLRNRITKVEQLEEYLDLTPEEKAGCYFANQKLALAITPYFFNLIDRNDPNCPIRRQVIPRGGEMKVSSEELLDPVGEEGTMPVEGLVHRYPDRVLFLVTDRCASYCRYCTRSRLVSNAQDYNFHAEFEQGLKYIESHPEVRDVLLSGGDPLLLSDHKLDYLLGRLRAIPHVEFIRIGSRIPVFLPQRITPELGEIFKKHGPIWMSIHVNHPRECTEELRQATERLAFSGVPLGNQSVLLKGVNDETEVMKALIHRLLMMRVRPYYLYQCDLITGSAHLRVDVRKGIEIIRQLRGHTTGYAIPQYVIDAPGGGGKVPINPDYVKEITESEIVMRNFAGEEYRYPLIPGKGSIQPADKPVGEPHEIMA encoded by the coding sequence ATGTACCCGAACGATCGCTATAAAGACTGGTTTCGCGGCCAGGGCCTCTGGGCTCATGTGCCGGAGGAAGATTGGAAGAACTGGAAATGGCAGCTAAGAAACCGAATTACCAAGGTTGAGCAGCTTGAAGAGTATCTGGATCTAACTCCTGAAGAGAAAGCGGGATGTTACTTTGCCAATCAGAAGCTTGCCCTCGCTATAACCCCTTACTTTTTCAACCTGATTGATCGCAACGATCCGAATTGTCCGATTCGGCGTCAGGTAATTCCTCGAGGAGGCGAGATGAAAGTCTCATCAGAGGAATTGCTGGATCCTGTTGGTGAAGAAGGAACGATGCCAGTCGAAGGATTGGTTCACCGCTATCCAGATCGTGTGCTGTTTCTGGTAACAGATCGCTGCGCCTCATATTGTAGGTATTGCACTCGAAGCCGTCTTGTTTCCAACGCGCAGGATTATAATTTCCATGCGGAGTTTGAGCAGGGATTGAAGTATATCGAAAGCCACCCTGAAGTTCGTGATGTGCTTTTATCCGGGGGAGACCCCTTGTTGCTGAGCGATCACAAGTTGGATTATCTTTTGGGGCGTTTGCGCGCAATTCCGCATGTAGAATTCATTCGAATTGGTTCACGTATTCCGGTCTTTTTGCCCCAGCGCATAACGCCCGAATTGGGAGAAATTTTCAAGAAACATGGTCCCATCTGGATGAGCATTCATGTCAATCATCCTCGGGAATGCACAGAGGAACTGCGCCAGGCAACAGAACGCCTTGCCTTCTCCGGCGTCCCATTAGGCAATCAGAGTGTTCTCTTGAAGGGTGTTAATGATGAGACCGAGGTAATGAAGGCCCTTATTCACAGGCTATTGATGATGCGCGTCCGGCCTTACTACCTTTATCAATGCGATCTCATTACAGGCAGTGCTCACTTGAGGGTTGATGTCAGGAAGGGTATCGAAATCATCCGTCAGCTTCGTGGCCATACTACTGGCTATGCGATTCCCCAATATGTAATTGATGCACCTGGAGGCGGAGGCAAAGTCCCAATAAATCCCGATTACGTTAAAGAAATCACTGAGTCAGAGATTGTTATGCGGAATTTTGCCGGTGAGGAATACCGATATCCACTAATTCCAGGCAAAGGATCGATACAGCCAGCTGACAAGCCTGTTGGAGAGCCACATGAAATCATGGCTTAA
- a CDS encoding ATP-binding protein, protein MSRNPGSRRALERRRELSREADATVRRLTRLYTTALALLALLIIGGQFLLHYTLYDQRDDADIINIAGRQRMLSQGIVKNLLLLRMSDSPDGRFSLVNRLEKDLRLFEDSHTGLIAGDSEMHLSGNNSEEIRRLFRELDYDYNAIITSVYEIVRQLNDTPNHVLDEHSITLIDKTMFHEDDFLRTMNNIVFTYAYESQARVTQIQKIVLTVFVITIIVLLIEATMIFRPVAIRVGRTLRALQSSDRRNSELADTLTMQNTELRRAREQAEAANRAKSAFLASMSHEIRTPMNGIIGMSHLLAETDLSEEQQEYVKTIVGGSDHLMSLINDVLDFSKIEADQLELAWEPFLLADTVNQSTDIFLALAKQKQVRFSIKVDEDIPKKLLGDESRIRQVLTNLLSNALKFTEGGEVTLRVSQEMPPQIKRLARESNAILPPLGRFNTEPLKVWFSVEDTGIGISRDQSKRLFTAFVQGDTSVTRKFGGTGLGLVISRRLVELMGGRIGYTSKEGEGSIFAFSVATQETDEESTKQHHLIDQAVPLEETSTAIDSNLEILIAEDNATNRKVFALHLKRLGLDADMAENGMVAAEKSRHKHYDVIFMDLQMPELSGFEATRMIRGESQTKKQPFIVAVSATVTKEAQKECHEAGMDGFISKPIQFNQISDIFVRIKREREKQMES, encoded by the coding sequence GTGTCCCGGAACCCAGGTTCCAGAAGGGCCCTTGAGCGCCGTCGTGAATTATCGCGAGAAGCTGACGCCACAGTTCGTCGGCTAACTCGTTTGTACACAACAGCTTTGGCCTTGCTGGCCTTGCTGATAATTGGCGGACAATTTCTCCTGCATTATACATTGTATGACCAGCGTGATGACGCTGATATCATCAATATTGCAGGCCGTCAGCGCATGCTCAGTCAGGGAATTGTGAAAAATTTGCTCTTGTTACGCATGAGCGATTCACCTGATGGGCGATTTTCACTGGTGAACAGGTTGGAAAAAGATCTCAGACTGTTTGAAGATTCCCATACAGGTCTGATTGCAGGTGATAGTGAGATGCATCTTTCCGGGAACAATAGTGAAGAAATACGGCGGCTTTTCAGAGAGCTTGATTATGACTATAATGCCATTATTACATCTGTGTATGAGATCGTTCGTCAATTGAACGACACTCCTAACCATGTGTTAGACGAGCACAGTATCACACTAATAGACAAAACAATGTTCCATGAGGATGATTTCCTCAGGACCATGAACAACATTGTATTTACCTATGCCTATGAGTCTCAGGCAAGAGTCACACAGATCCAAAAAATTGTTCTGACGGTTTTCGTCATTACGATCATCGTATTGTTGATTGAGGCGACCATGATATTTCGTCCGGTTGCAATCCGAGTAGGGCGCACCTTACGGGCACTACAATCTTCAGATCGCCGCAATTCAGAATTGGCAGATACGTTGACAATGCAAAACACTGAGCTTCGACGCGCTCGTGAACAGGCTGAAGCAGCCAACCGCGCTAAATCTGCCTTTTTGGCCAGCATGAGTCATGAAATTCGAACCCCAATGAATGGTATCATTGGTATGAGCCATCTATTGGCTGAAACGGACTTGAGCGAAGAACAGCAAGAATATGTAAAAACGATTGTTGGGGGTAGTGATCATTTGATGTCTTTGATCAATGACGTTCTTGATTTCTCAAAAATTGAGGCTGATCAGCTGGAATTAGCCTGGGAGCCTTTTTTGCTGGCCGATACTGTCAATCAGTCAACCGATATTTTTCTAGCCCTTGCAAAGCAGAAACAAGTGCGGTTTTCGATCAAAGTTGATGAAGACATTCCCAAGAAACTCCTGGGAGATGAATCCAGAATCAGGCAAGTGCTAACCAACTTATTAAGCAATGCCTTGAAATTTACCGAAGGCGGAGAAGTCACGCTTCGTGTATCACAGGAAATGCCACCCCAGATAAAGCGCCTTGCGAGAGAATCAAATGCGATCCTGCCGCCATTAGGCCGGTTCAACACGGAACCGTTGAAAGTATGGTTCAGTGTTGAGGACACTGGTATTGGTATCAGTCGTGATCAAAGTAAGCGATTATTCACTGCCTTTGTTCAGGGTGATACTTCTGTGACTCGAAAATTTGGTGGAACGGGTCTTGGCTTGGTGATTTCACGTCGCCTGGTGGAACTGATGGGAGGGCGTATTGGTTATACGTCCAAGGAAGGCGAAGGGAGTATTTTTGCCTTTTCCGTCGCAACACAGGAAACTGATGAAGAAAGCACCAAACAGCATCACCTTATTGATCAAGCAGTTCCACTGGAAGAGACTTCAACTGCCATTGACAGTAATCTAGAAATCCTTATCGCTGAAGATAATGCAACAAATCGCAAAGTTTTTGCTCTCCATTTGAAGCGCCTTGGACTCGACGCCGATATGGCTGAAAATGGAATGGTCGCAGCTGAAAAATCGAGACACAAACATTACGATGTTATTTTCATGGATCTTCAGATGCCTGAGTTGTCTGGCTTTGAGGCCACACGGATGATCCGTGGTGAATCGCAGACCAAAAAACAACCATTCATTGTGGCTGTATCTGCTACCGTAACCAAAGAGGCGCAAAAGGAATGTCACGAGGCAGGAATGGACGGCTTCATTAGCAAACCAATCCAATTTAACCAAATTAGTGACATCTTTGTTCGAATAAAAAGAGAAAGAGAAAAGCAGATGGAGTCTTGA
- a CDS encoding NAD-dependent succinate-semialdehyde dehydrogenase: MPVTINPATEEVITEYEDMPYPELEAILKATSKEAAAWSEFPIEDRAQHMFKAADVLDRRKEKLALLMTREMGKPIKEARGEVEKCAMVCRYFAEHGPRFLEDETIEGDVKSYVTFHPLGVVLAIMPWNFPLWQVFRFVAPGLIAGNGGILKHSPNVTGCALAIESVLQEAGFPKNLFRTIIASTDDIKQVIESDYIQAVTLTGSERAGVAVATAAGGSLKKCVLELGGSDPYLILEDADLDLAVDKCVAGRLLNAGQSCIAAKRLITIASIHDNFVEELMRKVASYTVGDPEDEKTDIGPMARSDLRESLHKQVTASVSGGAELKLGGTIPNKTGFYYPITILDHVKADTPAYDEELFGPVITIIEAKDEADAIRIANDTRFGLGSAVFTQDLARGERIAKQLESGLTFINDFVKSDANHPFGGVKKSGYGRELSQYGIREFVNIKTVMVMG, encoded by the coding sequence ATGCCAGTTACAATCAATCCTGCCACGGAAGAAGTCATTACTGAGTATGAGGATATGCCTTATCCGGAACTTGAGGCGATTTTAAAGGCCACTTCCAAAGAGGCTGCAGCCTGGAGTGAATTTCCCATTGAGGATCGTGCTCAACATATGTTCAAAGCCGCTGATGTGCTTGATCGGCGCAAAGAAAAGCTGGCCTTGCTGATGACCCGAGAAATGGGAAAACCGATCAAGGAGGCGAGGGGAGAGGTTGAAAAATGTGCAATGGTTTGCCGTTATTTCGCTGAGCATGGGCCACGATTTCTGGAAGACGAAACGATCGAAGGAGATGTCAAAAGCTATGTGACCTTTCACCCTCTGGGAGTCGTATTGGCAATCATGCCCTGGAATTTTCCGCTCTGGCAAGTTTTCCGTTTCGTTGCTCCAGGATTAATTGCCGGGAATGGTGGCATTTTGAAGCATTCCCCAAACGTGACAGGCTGTGCGCTCGCGATTGAATCAGTGCTCCAGGAAGCCGGTTTTCCTAAAAACTTGTTCCGAACAATCATCGCAAGCACTGACGATATCAAACAAGTCATAGAGAGCGATTACATACAAGCAGTCACTCTAACAGGCAGTGAACGAGCGGGAGTGGCTGTAGCAACTGCTGCCGGAGGTTCGCTGAAGAAATGCGTTCTAGAGCTCGGTGGTAGTGACCCATATCTCATACTTGAAGATGCCGATCTTGATCTTGCCGTGGACAAATGTGTTGCCGGCCGTCTCCTAAATGCTGGTCAAAGCTGTATCGCAGCAAAACGCCTTATAACGATCGCTTCAATCCACGACAACTTCGTTGAGGAATTGATGAGAAAAGTTGCCAGTTATACTGTTGGCGATCCAGAGGATGAAAAGACTGATATTGGACCGATGGCTCGTAGTGACTTACGCGAAAGTCTTCACAAGCAGGTAACAGCGAGTGTTTCTGGTGGCGCTGAACTAAAACTCGGTGGCACCATTCCCAACAAAACTGGGTTTTATTATCCGATCACGATCCTTGATCATGTCAAAGCAGATACACCAGCATATGACGAAGAGCTATTTGGACCGGTCATCACAATAATAGAAGCTAAAGATGAAGCCGATGCAATTAGGATAGCAAACGACACACGCTTTGGCCTCGGCTCAGCAGTATTCACCCAAGACCTCGCACGTGGTGAGAGAATTGCCAAGCAGTTGGAAAGCGGACTGACCTTCATTAACGATTTCGTCAAGTCTGACGCGAATCATCCGTTTGGTGGCGTTAAGAAAAGCGGCTACGGCCGCGAACTTTCTCAGTACGGCATTCGCGAATTCGTCAATATCAAGACTGTTATGGTGATGGGATAA
- the leuB gene encoding 3-isopropylmalate dehydrogenase yields MSKTLKFAVLPGDGIGPEVMNVALKVLEAATKPSGITLEYESADVGGIAIDNHGVALPDSTLDVCKASDAILFGSVGGPKWENLPPKEQPERAALLPIRKAFSLFANVRPGLLFKELVDASPLKTERIPDGIDIVCIRELTGGIYFGQPKETRELENGELEAIDTMVYKTSEIERIAEVAAQTALGRGKRVCSVDKANVLETSVLWRKTVTAFFEEKYPELELSHMYVDNAAMQLARDPNQFDVLFTENMFGDILSDEMAVICGSMGMMSSASLGTAKNGHGQPFGLYEPAGGTAPDIAGQGVANPCAQVLSGAMMLRFSFGLGDIADRIEAAIKSAVQNDIRTGDIAFGKKAIGTEAMCDAIIERL; encoded by the coding sequence ATGTCAAAAACGTTGAAGTTTGCAGTTTTGCCGGGTGATGGAATCGGACCGGAAGTAATGAATGTGGCGCTGAAGGTGCTTGAAGCAGCCACAAAGCCGTCAGGTATTACGCTGGAATATGAAAGTGCTGATGTCGGCGGCATCGCCATTGATAACCATGGCGTCGCCCTTCCCGATTCCACCCTGGATGTTTGCAAAGCTTCTGATGCCATTCTTTTCGGCTCAGTCGGTGGTCCGAAATGGGAAAATCTTCCACCTAAAGAACAGCCCGAGCGCGCTGCATTACTGCCAATTCGCAAAGCTTTCAGCCTTTTTGCCAATGTTCGCCCTGGTTTGCTTTTTAAGGAGCTGGTTGATGCATCTCCGCTGAAAACTGAGCGTATTCCGGATGGAATTGATATTGTCTGCATTCGTGAGCTGACTGGTGGCATTTACTTTGGGCAGCCTAAAGAAACCCGCGAGTTGGAAAACGGTGAGTTGGAAGCGATTGATACCATGGTCTATAAGACCAGTGAAATTGAGAGGATTGCCGAAGTTGCCGCCCAGACTGCTCTTGGTCGTGGCAAACGCGTTTGCTCTGTTGACAAGGCTAATGTCTTGGAAACTTCGGTTCTCTGGCGGAAAACTGTAACTGCATTCTTCGAAGAGAAGTATCCGGAATTGGAATTGAGCCATATGTACGTCGATAATGCTGCCATGCAATTGGCCCGCGATCCAAACCAATTTGATGTGCTTTTTACCGAAAATATGTTTGGCGACATTCTCAGCGATGAAATGGCAGTGATTTGTGGTTCTATGGGCATGATGAGCAGCGCAAGCCTTGGCACAGCCAAGAATGGCCATGGCCAACCTTTCGGACTTTACGAGCCAGCAGGTGGAACTGCACCCGATATTGCAGGACAAGGAGTTGCCAATCCTTGTGCACAGGTACTTTCTGGTGCTATGATGCTCCGCTTCAGTTTTGGCCTTGGAGATATCGCAGATCGCATTGAAGCCGCGATTAAGTCAGCAGTCCAGAATGATATCCGTACGGGTGACATTGCATTTGGCAAGAAGGCGATTGGGACCGAAGCGATGTGTGATGCAATTATAGAGCGGTTATAA
- the shc gene encoding squalene--hopene cyclase, translating into MLDETVSNNSSAVDDSIRKAQDFLFSIQHEDGYWNCELPIDSTVACDYLLYFFWTGEADAIPVDRIADFVRGRQLEDGGWPQFPGGPSELNATVKGYHALKMAGDSPNAEHMQRARTKALELGGIPAMHTWGKLYLAMVGCFPWKFCPLIPVELLMLPKWFPVHIYRMSSWTRNMLVPLSVINHFKPVREIPSCPDLNELYPEGTMEGNWSLKWSEKTFSAKNVFLVLDKLGRFVNHIPEGITRKRGLKIAEQWICDRVGQGSDGMGAIFPAIMNVLIAFELLGYKKDHWLFKKNRRHFEELTMFDRVQPVFLSNDQTDYYEKGEKTEPGWRVGPCFSPVWDTALITMALGESGIGKDDARMTRAGDWLLDREIGLRGDWKENCDFPEATGWAFEFNNDWYPDVDDTFQVLLGLNETGASDEDRHSACLDRGMRWCRAMQCKEGGFAAFDKDVTDWWLEAVPFADHNAILDPPCSDITGRALETLAMAGYDTEDDVVRRARQFLVDTQEQDGSWFGRWGVNYIYGTSHAIRGLKAIGEDMTQVWLQKSRNFLENNQNADGGWGESCWSYHDDSTRAQGESTASQTAWALLGLLCYGDPERASIRRAVNYLLEKQLEDGSWRYDEFTGTGFPRIFYLKYTSYQWYLPLYALAKYRKLCDKQ; encoded by the coding sequence ATGTTAGACGAAACCGTCAGTAACAACAGTAGTGCCGTGGATGATAGCATCCGGAAGGCGCAGGACTTTCTCTTCTCCATACAACATGAGGATGGCTATTGGAATTGCGAATTGCCGATCGACTCCACTGTAGCCTGTGATTACCTATTGTATTTTTTCTGGACCGGTGAAGCAGACGCTATTCCTGTTGATCGGATTGCCGATTTTGTGCGAGGGCGCCAACTTGAGGATGGCGGCTGGCCGCAGTTTCCTGGAGGGCCTTCCGAGCTCAATGCAACGGTAAAAGGATACCATGCATTGAAGATGGCAGGTGATTCGCCGAATGCGGAGCATATGCAACGCGCGCGCACAAAGGCACTAGAGCTTGGTGGCATTCCTGCCATGCACACTTGGGGCAAATTATATTTAGCTATGGTCGGGTGCTTCCCATGGAAGTTTTGCCCATTGATCCCAGTTGAACTGTTGATGTTGCCGAAATGGTTTCCAGTTCACATATACCGCATGTCCAGTTGGACGAGGAACATGCTAGTGCCCCTGTCTGTGATTAACCATTTCAAACCCGTCAGAGAAATTCCATCCTGTCCGGATTTGAATGAGCTTTATCCAGAAGGAACCATGGAGGGGAACTGGTCGCTGAAGTGGTCGGAAAAAACTTTTTCAGCGAAGAATGTCTTTCTGGTGCTCGATAAGTTGGGCCGCTTCGTGAACCACATCCCAGAGGGGATCACACGCAAACGTGGTCTCAAGATTGCCGAACAATGGATATGTGACCGAGTAGGGCAAGGCTCTGATGGAATGGGAGCAATTTTTCCAGCCATCATGAATGTGCTCATTGCATTCGAGCTACTTGGCTATAAAAAGGATCACTGGCTTTTTAAGAAGAACCGCCGACACTTTGAAGAACTAACAATGTTCGACCGGGTCCAGCCAGTCTTCTTAAGCAATGATCAGACGGATTATTATGAAAAAGGAGAAAAAACGGAGCCAGGCTGGCGTGTTGGGCCTTGTTTTTCACCAGTTTGGGATACGGCTTTAATCACCATGGCCTTGGGCGAAAGTGGCATTGGTAAAGACGATGCCCGCATGACTCGTGCTGGAGATTGGCTACTGGATCGAGAGATTGGTTTACGCGGCGACTGGAAAGAGAACTGCGACTTCCCAGAGGCAACAGGTTGGGCTTTCGAATTCAATAATGACTGGTATCCGGATGTTGATGATACATTTCAAGTCTTATTAGGATTGAATGAGACGGGTGCAAGTGATGAAGATCGGCATTCTGCTTGTTTGGATCGTGGCATGCGCTGGTGCCGCGCAATGCAGTGTAAAGAGGGCGGATTTGCTGCATTTGACAAAGATGTAACCGATTGGTGGCTGGAGGCTGTCCCATTTGCTGACCATAACGCAATTCTTGATCCGCCATGCAGTGATATTACGGGTCGCGCGCTGGAAACCTTGGCTATGGCTGGTTATGACACGGAAGACGATGTCGTTCGAAGAGCCCGCCAATTTCTCGTTGATACCCAGGAACAGGATGGCTCATGGTTCGGCCGATGGGGCGTTAACTACATTTATGGGACTAGTCATGCTATTCGTGGGCTTAAGGCAATTGGCGAAGATATGACTCAGGTTTGGCTGCAGAAATCGCGTAATTTTCTCGAGAACAACCAAAATGCAGATGGAGGCTGGGGCGAATCCTGCTGGAGTTATCATGATGATTCGACCAGGGCTCAGGGGGAATCAACAGCTTCACAGACTGCATGGGCGTTATTAGGACTTTTGTGCTATGGAGATCCTGAGCGCGCTTCAATTCGCCGTGCCGTGAATTATCTGCTTGAGAAGCAACTTGAGGATGGGTCATGGCGTTATGATGAATTCACTGGAACTGGATTCCCAAGAATCTTCTACCTCAAGTATACTTCTTATCAATGGTATCTTCCTCTATACGCCTTGGCCAAATATAGGAAACTGTGCGATAAGCAGTAA